In uncultured Bacteroides sp., one genomic interval encodes:
- a CDS encoding GH92 family glycosyl hydrolase: MKELKLIAIILFIILYAPVQAAEKDFVNYVNTLQGTNSRFELTRGNTYPTLAMPWGMNFWTPQTGVNRDGWIYQYFKDSIRGFRQTHQCSSWTNDYAAFSLMPVSGKLVVDQYQRALRFDHKNEIAKPHYYKVTFDNNLTTEMSPTERGVYFRFSFPQEKDAYVVLDGNSGGSMVRIYPEEQKIVGYCKNANHSVPQGFTNYFVVKFNKPFKSYGTWKNDKGDISKDSKEAFGDYVGSYIQFSPGEQVEAKVISSFISIEQAELSFKKELAGLNTLEDAKSKAQDAWNKQLGKIEVEGGTPEEKATFYSCFFRSMLFPRKFYEYDANNNPIYYSPYDGKLHEGYMYTDNGFWDTFRAQFPLNIFLHPEMHGRYVKSLVDAYDQSGWLPSWSFPGHSCGMVGNHAASLLADAYVKGVRTFDADKALEAMYHEATNKGTFGPSNGRDGWQDYFKLGYVPYPGYAESVAKTLEFCYDDFCAMQVARLSGNSHYEDIFKRQIYNYKNVYDPGTRFMRGKQKDGKWVPNFDPSEWGGPYTEGCAWHYHWSVFHDIQGLINLMGGDHNFVAKLDSVFSVPNTFKVGTYGRVIHEMAEMEMINMGQYAHGNQPIQHMIYLYNYAGSPWKTQYWAREVMQKLYNSTPDGYPGDEDQGQTSSWYVISALGLYSVCPGTDQYVVSSPVFPKMTVHLENGKTLTIVSDGNSLKNRYIQSASLNGEKFTRTWLTYKELMNGGTIQYKMGNKPNKSWGTSIKDRPYSVSVNLK, from the coding sequence ATGAAAGAATTAAAACTAATAGCTATAATATTATTTATTATCCTCTATGCTCCGGTTCAGGCTGCAGAAAAAGATTTTGTGAATTATGTGAATACTTTGCAAGGTACTAACTCCAGGTTTGAGTTAACAAGAGGAAATACATACCCTACACTGGCTATGCCATGGGGTATGAATTTCTGGACTCCTCAAACCGGAGTCAACCGTGATGGATGGATTTATCAGTATTTCAAGGATTCCATTCGCGGATTCCGTCAAACACATCAATGCAGTTCGTGGACTAATGATTATGCCGCCTTTTCATTGATGCCTGTTTCCGGCAAACTGGTAGTCGACCAATACCAGAGAGCATTACGCTTTGATCATAAAAATGAAATTGCCAAACCGCATTACTATAAGGTTACGTTCGACAATAACCTTACAACAGAAATGTCTCCAACAGAAAGGGGCGTATACTTCAGATTCAGTTTCCCTCAGGAAAAAGATGCTTATGTGGTATTGGATGGAAATAGTGGCGGAAGTATGGTACGAATCTACCCCGAAGAACAGAAAATTGTAGGATATTGTAAAAATGCCAATCATTCGGTGCCCCAAGGCTTTACTAACTATTTTGTGGTAAAATTCAACAAACCGTTCAAGTCTTATGGAACCTGGAAGAACGACAAAGGTGACATATCAAAAGATAGTAAAGAAGCCTTTGGCGATTATGTCGGATCTTATATTCAGTTTAGCCCTGGTGAACAGGTAGAAGCAAAGGTTATCTCGTCTTTTATCAGTATCGAACAGGCAGAGCTTAGCTTCAAGAAAGAACTGGCCGGCCTGAATACGCTGGAAGATGCAAAATCAAAAGCTCAGGATGCATGGAACAAGCAATTAGGGAAAATAGAAGTAGAGGGTGGCACTCCCGAAGAAAAGGCTACATTCTATTCATGCTTCTTCCGTTCTATGCTTTTCCCAAGAAAGTTTTATGAATACGATGCAAACAATAATCCTATTTATTATAGCCCTTACGATGGTAAGTTGCACGAAGGATACATGTATACCGATAATGGATTCTGGGATACTTTCCGTGCACAGTTCCCTTTAAATATTTTCCTGCATCCCGAGATGCACGGACGATATGTAAAGTCGTTGGTTGATGCTTACGATCAGAGCGGATGGTTGCCATCCTGGTCATTCCCGGGACATAGTTGCGGAATGGTAGGAAACCATGCTGCTTCCCTGTTGGCCGATGCCTATGTTAAAGGAGTAAGAACGTTTGATGCGGATAAGGCTCTGGAAGCAATGTATCACGAAGCAACCAATAAAGGAACATTCGGACCGTCAAACGGGCGCGATGGCTGGCAGGATTACTTCAAGCTGGGTTATGTTCCTTATCCGGGATATGCGGAATCGGTAGCAAAGACTTTAGAGTTCTGTTATGATGATTTTTGTGCCATGCAAGTAGCTCGCCTCTCTGGTAACAGTCATTATGAGGATATCTTCAAACGACAGATTTACAACTATAAAAATGTGTATGATCCCGGTACCCGTTTCATGAGAGGAAAACAAAAAGATGGAAAGTGGGTTCCAAATTTTGATCCTTCGGAATGGGGAGGACCTTATACGGAAGGATGTGCATGGCATTATCACTGGTCGGTTTTTCATGATATACAAGGATTAATCAACCTGATGGGAGGCGATCATAACTTTGTAGCTAAGCTCGATTCTGTTTTCTCTGTTCCTAATACTTTCAAAGTGGGAACATACGGAAGGGTTATTCACGAAATGGCCGAAATGGAAATGATCAACATGGGACAGTATGCACATGGGAATCAGCCTATCCAGCACATGATTTATCTGTATAACTATGCCGGTTCTCCATGGAAAACTCAGTATTGGGCACGAGAGGTGATGCAAAAGCTCTACAACTCAACTCCCGATGGATATCCCGGAGATGAAGATCAGGGACAAACCTCTTCGTGGTATGTTATCAGTGCATTAGGCTTGTATTCTGTCTGTCCGGGTACTGACCAGTACGTGGTTAGCTCACCGGTATTCCCTAAGATGACTGTTCACTTGGAGAACGGAAAAACACTGACTATTGTATCTGATGGCAATTCGCTTAAAAACCGTTATATCCAGTCGGCCAGTCTGAATGGTGAGAAGTTTACCCGTACATGGCTTACCTACAAGGAGCTGATGAATGGAGGTACTATTCAGTATAAAATGGGAAATAAACCTAATAAGTCATGGGGAACATCAATAAAAGACAGACCCTATTCTGTATCGGTTAATCTGAAATAA
- a CDS encoding DUF4965 domain-containing protein, whose translation MKKIVMTLSVMFTTLGGCLAGNIYQPQMKNELRAPAYPLVTVDPYTSGWSFSNNLYDETIKHWTGKKQQLIGVITVDNKAYRFMGEEQVPMKPIVPMAAYKPWDASYTFETSANDWMKSNFNDAAWKKGKGSFGSEGRLKFQTSWTTSDVWVRREFVLTQASLSKELILEYSHDDNLELYINGTKVIDTGNACQSNAILKLSPQFKSALKAGKNVIAAHCKNTGGEAFLDFGILEKRTDAQCFPRTAKQISANVMPTQTFYKFQCGGVQLDLVFTAPLLMDNLDLMSRPVNYISYQVKSIDKAKHNVAIYFDASPEWAQDNVYQPVQSKMQQTDNLYMLSSGTKEQKVLGKKGDDVHIDWGYLYLAAKKNSNVTASVGVSGKVKRSFIANAKLDNKCDASLSGDLSDKMEALAISDNLRTVDSKGASGYVMLAYDDLYSIQYFNDNLRPYWNRNGNKTIADELQLAAKEYDSVMAKCAAFDEKLMKDATAAGGKKYAELCALAYRQAISAHKLVESNNGDLLFLSKENFSNGSIGTVDVSYPSVPLFLVYNTALAKGLMNHIFYYSESGKWTKPFAAHDIGTYPLGNGQTYGGDMPVEESGNMLIMSAAVCLIDGNPDYAIKHWKVLTTWTDYLVEYGLDPANQLCTDDFAGHFAHNVNLSVKAIMGISGYAKMAEMQGKTDVAQKYMQIARDMAAKCEKMADDGDHYRLTFDKPGTWSQKYNMIWDKLFGTKLFSQAVYDKELSFYLTKQNKYGLPLDNREKYTKSDWIIWTASLADNKDVTNKLVTPVWNYANETPTRVPLSDWHQTDSGRQRGFQARSVVGGYYMLLLKDKMLGK comes from the coding sequence ATGAAGAAAATAGTAATGACTCTCAGCGTAATGTTTACTACGCTGGGAGGATGTTTGGCCGGTAATATTTATCAGCCCCAGATGAAGAATGAATTGAGAGCTCCGGCATACCCTTTGGTAACGGTAGACCCCTATACATCGGGGTGGTCGTTTTCAAACAACCTGTATGATGAGACAATAAAACACTGGACCGGTAAGAAACAACAGCTTATAGGAGTGATTACCGTTGATAACAAAGCGTACCGTTTTATGGGAGAGGAGCAAGTTCCCATGAAACCAATCGTTCCAATGGCTGCTTATAAACCATGGGATGCTTCCTATACTTTCGAAACTTCGGCAAACGACTGGATGAAAAGTAACTTCAACGATGCAGCCTGGAAAAAAGGCAAAGGCTCGTTTGGTTCCGAAGGACGTTTAAAGTTTCAAACCTCCTGGACAACATCGGATGTATGGGTGCGCAGAGAATTTGTCTTAACGCAAGCCTCTCTTAGCAAAGAACTTATTCTGGAGTATTCTCACGATGACAATCTGGAGCTATACATCAATGGCACCAAGGTTATCGACACAGGTAATGCCTGTCAGAGTAATGCTATCCTTAAGTTGTCGCCTCAGTTCAAGTCTGCCTTAAAAGCCGGAAAAAATGTTATTGCCGCCCATTGTAAAAACACAGGTGGTGAAGCTTTTCTCGACTTTGGTATTCTCGAAAAAAGAACAGATGCACAATGCTTCCCCAGAACTGCCAAACAGATTTCGGCAAACGTAATGCCAACGCAAACATTCTATAAGTTCCAGTGTGGCGGTGTTCAGCTCGATCTTGTCTTTACGGCTCCTTTGCTAATGGATAACCTCGACCTCATGTCTCGTCCGGTTAATTACATCTCTTACCAGGTAAAGTCTATCGATAAAGCGAAGCATAACGTAGCCATTTACTTTGATGCTTCTCCGGAGTGGGCACAAGATAATGTTTACCAGCCGGTACAATCAAAAATGCAGCAGACCGATAATCTGTACATGCTTAGTTCCGGAACAAAGGAACAAAAGGTGTTGGGTAAAAAAGGAGACGATGTGCACATTGACTGGGGTTATTTATACCTTGCCGCTAAGAAGAACAGCAACGTTACCGCTTCTGTAGGTGTTTCCGGCAAAGTAAAGCGCAGCTTCATTGCCAATGCAAAACTCGATAATAAGTGCGATGCTTCATTGTCCGGCGATCTTTCAGATAAAATGGAAGCCCTGGCTATTTCCGATAACCTTCGCACTGTTGATAGCAAAGGTGCCAGTGGTTACGTAATGCTTGCCTACGATGATCTTTACTCCATTCAGTACTTTAACGATAATCTTCGTCCTTACTGGAACCGTAATGGCAACAAAACAATTGCCGACGAGTTGCAACTTGCAGCAAAGGAGTACGATTCTGTAATGGCCAAGTGTGCGGCATTCGATGAGAAACTGATGAAAGATGCAACCGCAGCAGGAGGTAAGAAATATGCAGAACTGTGTGCTCTTGCTTACCGTCAGGCTATCTCGGCTCACAAACTGGTGGAGAGCAATAACGGCGACCTGCTGTTCCTGTCAAAAGAGAATTTTAGCAACGGCTCCATTGGAACGGTAGATGTCTCTTATCCGTCGGTTCCGCTGTTCCTTGTTTACAACACAGCCCTGGCAAAAGGATTGATGAATCATATTTTCTATTACAGCGAAAGCGGAAAATGGACCAAACCTTTCGCAGCACATGATATTGGTACCTATCCTTTAGGAAACGGACAGACTTATGGTGGCGATATGCCGGTAGAAGAATCGGGCAATATGCTTATAATGAGTGCAGCGGTATGCTTAATTGACGGTAACCCCGATTATGCAATCAAGCATTGGAAAGTACTGACCACCTGGACCGATTATCTGGTAGAATACGGATTAGACCCGGCCAACCAGCTTTGTACCGACGACTTTGCCGGACACTTTGCACACAACGTAAACCTGTCTGTAAAAGCCATTATGGGTATTTCCGGCTATGCAAAGATGGCCGAGATGCAGGGCAAAACAGATGTAGCACAAAAGTATATGCAGATTGCCAGAGATATGGCAGCCAAATGCGAGAAGATGGCCGATGACGGAGATCATTACAGACTCACTTTTGATAAACCGGGCACCTGGAGTCAGAAGTACAATATGATCTGGGATAAATTATTTGGAACAAAACTGTTCAGTCAGGCTGTTTACGATAAAGAACTCTCATTCTATCTCACAAAACAGAATAAGTATGGTCTTCCGTTGGATAACAGAGAGAAGTACACCAAGTCCGACTGGATTATCTGGACAGCATCCCTTGCCGACAATAAGGATGTAACAAATAAATTAGTAACACCCGTATGGAACTACGCAAACGAAACCCCCACCAGAGTGCCATTAAGTGACTGGCACCAAACAGACAGCGGTCGCCAGAGAGGTTTCCAGGCACGTTCCGTTGTTGGCGGATATTACATGCTTCTGTTAAAAGATAAGATGCTGGGGAAATAA
- a CDS encoding DUF3823 domain-containing protein, producing the protein MKKIIYSIVYALCLFCFTSCEYDNYEAPAETFKGTVIDNTTGKGFQSEVGDGGVRFKMLELSWSNNPTPWYFTCKQDGQFQDTKVFGGNYNITPLGAFVPFVQTDNTGKITKDESLTIDIKGTVTHEFKVDPFLSVSWVGEPVANSNSTISTQIKIERGTTDPNFQQNCIDVYLYVNYSSPYVGNNNYDSRYSIHLSGTDANNAVGKTITLTTPVLPGNCIYYVRAGARIDYSVDGSRRYNYNEPKQIKVS; encoded by the coding sequence ATGAAAAAAATAATATATTCAATAGTTTATGCACTCTGTTTGTTCTGCTTCACTTCTTGTGAGTATGATAATTATGAAGCACCTGCTGAAACATTTAAGGGTACAGTTATAGATAATACAACAGGTAAAGGTTTCCAGTCAGAAGTTGGTGATGGAGGCGTTCGCTTCAAGATGCTCGAACTTAGCTGGAGTAATAATCCTACTCCCTGGTATTTTACTTGTAAACAAGATGGCCAGTTCCAGGATACTAAAGTTTTCGGAGGTAATTATAATATAACCCCACTGGGAGCATTTGTACCTTTTGTTCAGACCGACAATACCGGTAAAATTACCAAGGATGAAAGTCTGACAATTGATATAAAGGGAACTGTAACTCATGAATTCAAGGTTGATCCGTTTCTTTCTGTTTCATGGGTAGGAGAACCGGTTGCAAATAGTAACAGTACTATCAGTACACAGATTAAGATAGAAAGAGGAACTACTGATCCTAATTTTCAGCAGAATTGCATTGATGTGTATCTGTATGTAAACTACTCAAGTCCCTATGTAGGAAATAATAACTACGACAGTCGTTATTCTATTCACCTATCTGGCACTGATGCGAATAATGCAGTTGGAAAGACCATCACTCTTACCACTCCTGTATTACCAGGCAACTGTATATACTATGTACGTGCCGGTGCCCGTATTGACTATAGCGTTGACGGAAGCAGAAGATATAACTATAATGAGCCTAAACAGATAAAGGTTTCTTAG
- a CDS encoding GH92 family glycosyl hydrolase: protein MRNKKLLAVLFTVLLQWVSNPVFVSAASNDSSSPVDYVNPLIGSQSTYELSTGNTYPAIALPWGMNFWVPQTGKMGDGWAYMYTANKIRGFKQTHQPSPWINDYGQFSIMPVVGSPVFNEEKRASWFSHKSEVAKPYYYKAYLADHDVVTEIAPTERAAMFRFTFPQNDSSFVVIDAFDKGSYIRIIPGENKIMGYTTKNSGGVPDNFKNYFVITFDKPFTYKYTFADGALKTAQEQTADHVGAVIGFKTTKGELVHARVASSFISFEQAALNLKEVGNDSFDQVAAKGKAEWNKALSKIEVEGGSLDQYRTFYSCMYRSLLFPRKFYEQDATGKIVHYSPFNGQVLPGYMYTDSGFWDTFRCLFPFLNLMYPSANKEIQEGLINVYKESGFFPEWASPGHRGCMVGNNSASILVDAYMKGVKVADLETLYKGLIHGTENVHPTVSSTGRLGYEYYNKLGYVPYDVKINENAARTLEYAYDDWCIYKLAKELKRPKKEIDLFAKRAMNYKNLFDKETKLMRGKNADGKFMAPFSPLKWGDAFTEGNSWHYTWSVFHDPQGLIDLMGGKDVFVNMLDSVFAVPPVFDASYYGGVIHEIREMQIMNMGNYAHGNQPIQHMIYMYNYAGQPWKAQYWLREVMNRMYTCNPDGYCGDEDNGQTSAWYVFSSLGFYPVCPGTDEYVLGAPLFKKATVHFENGNKLIINAPENSDKNRYIEAMTLNGKTYTKNYLKHADLQNGGEINIRMSETPNKQRGTQKDDFPYSFSVNEKK from the coding sequence ATGAGAAATAAGAAATTATTAGCAGTTCTTTTCACTGTGCTTTTGCAGTGGGTGTCAAATCCTGTTTTTGTATCTGCAGCCAGCAATGATTCATCTTCTCCGGTAGATTATGTCAATCCATTGATTGGTAGCCAGTCTACTTATGAGTTGTCAACCGGTAATACTTATCCTGCCATAGCCCTTCCCTGGGGAATGAACTTTTGGGTTCCTCAAACAGGTAAGATGGGTGATGGATGGGCGTACATGTATACGGCCAACAAGATTCGTGGTTTTAAGCAAACTCATCAACCTAGTCCATGGATTAATGATTATGGTCAGTTTTCAATTATGCCAGTGGTTGGTTCTCCTGTCTTTAATGAAGAGAAGCGTGCCAGCTGGTTTTCGCATAAATCAGAGGTAGCAAAGCCTTATTATTACAAAGCTTATCTTGCCGATCATGATGTAGTTACAGAGATTGCACCAACCGAACGTGCAGCAATGTTTCGTTTCACCTTTCCTCAGAACGACAGTTCCTTTGTGGTAATTGATGCTTTCGATAAAGGATCGTATATTCGGATTATCCCGGGAGAGAATAAGATTATGGGTTATACCACAAAGAACAGTGGGGGAGTACCCGATAACTTTAAAAACTACTTTGTCATTACGTTCGATAAACCGTTTACTTACAAATACACTTTTGCCGATGGTGCATTAAAAACAGCCCAGGAGCAAACAGCCGACCATGTAGGAGCTGTAATCGGATTTAAAACAACAAAAGGTGAACTTGTTCATGCTAGAGTTGCCTCTTCATTTATCAGTTTCGAGCAAGCTGCACTTAATTTAAAGGAGGTGGGTAATGATAGCTTTGATCAGGTTGCTGCCAAAGGTAAGGCAGAGTGGAATAAAGCATTAAGCAAAATTGAAGTAGAGGGTGGTTCGTTGGACCAGTACCGCACATTCTATTCCTGCATGTACCGCTCTTTACTCTTCCCTCGTAAGTTCTACGAGCAGGATGCAACCGGTAAAATTGTTCATTACAGTCCGTTTAATGGTCAGGTGCTTCCCGGATACATGTATACCGACTCTGGTTTCTGGGATACTTTCCGTTGCCTGTTCCCATTCCTTAATTTGATGTATCCATCAGCAAACAAGGAAATTCAGGAAGGACTTATCAATGTGTACAAAGAAAGCGGATTTTTCCCCGAATGGGCTAGCCCCGGTCATCGTGGCTGCATGGTAGGAAATAATTCAGCTTCCATATTGGTAGATGCTTATATGAAAGGTGTTAAGGTAGCCGATCTTGAAACCCTGTATAAAGGACTTATTCATGGAACAGAAAATGTACACCCTACAGTTTCCTCAACCGGACGTCTGGGATATGAATATTACAATAAACTTGGATATGTTCCTTACGATGTTAAGATAAACGAGAATGCAGCACGTACGCTTGAATATGCTTATGACGACTGGTGCATCTATAAACTGGCCAAAGAACTTAAACGTCCGAAGAAGGAGATCGACTTGTTTGCCAAACGCGCCATGAATTATAAAAACCTGTTCGACAAGGAAACCAAGCTGATGCGTGGAAAGAATGCCGATGGTAAATTTATGGCTCCTTTCTCTCCGTTGAAGTGGGGAGATGCTTTCACCGAAGGAAACAGCTGGCATTATACCTGGTCGGTATTCCATGACCCACAAGGCCTGATAGACCTGATGGGTGGTAAGGATGTCTTTGTAAACATGCTCGATTCTGTGTTTGCCGTACCACCAGTGTTCGATGCAAGCTACTACGGAGGTGTTATCCATGAAATCCGTGAAATGCAGATTATGAATATGGGTAATTACGCACACGGCAATCAACCCATTCAGCACATGATCTACATGTATAACTATGCCGGTCAGCCATGGAAAGCACAATACTGGTTGCGCGAAGTGATGAACCGCATGTACACCTGCAATCCCGATGGCTATTGTGGTGACGAGGACAACGGACAAACCTCTGCCTGGTATGTCTTCTCTTCTTTGGGATTCTATCCTGTATGTCCGGGAACCGACGAATACGTGTTAGGTGCACCGTTATTCAAGAAAGCAACCGTTCATTTCGAAAACGGAAACAAGCTTATTATCAATGCTCCCGAGAATAGTGATAAGAACCGTTATATCGAAGCCATGACGCTCAATGGTAAAACCTATACAAAGAATTACCTCAAGCATGCCGATTTACAAAACGGAGGAGAAATCAATATCCGTATGAGCGAAACACCCAATAAGCAACGCGGTACTCAGAAGGACGATTTTCCTTATTCGTTTTCAGTCAATGAAAAGAAATAA
- a CDS encoding glycoside hydrolase family 38 C-terminal domain-containing protein, with protein sequence MKKLILTAFVAMSLGSVHAQQEYKAYVVSNAHFDSQWNWTVQTSINEYVYNTLVQNLWLLDNYPDYVFNFEGGVKYQWMKEYYPLEYEKIKKYIAQGRWNIAGSSWDATDPNMPSPESFFRNILLGQDFYKNEFGVKSKDIFLPDCFGFGYALPTIAAHAGLIGFSTQKLQWRHKPFHGNAKFPFNFGLWQGVDGSRIMAALNAMNYTSRWQNEDISNNKELIDLAKSSVNNTAYRYYGTGDMGGSPTISSVASLEKGMKSNGPVKIISSRSYQLFEDYLPFDKHPELPVCKGELLMDVHGTGCYTSQAAMKRFNRRNEQLGDAAERSSVMADFLGGVAYPAATLDESWKRFIWHQFHDDLTGTSIPKAYTFSWNDELIAQSRFADIIKTATGSVSQALDTKVKGTAVVVYNSLSSAHKDVVTANVPVAGKPSGVRVFNNKGKEMPAQLVSYANGVAAITFAADAAPVSYSVYDVRFGKANAGKSSLKVTSNTLENSVYKITLNADGDISSIVDKRVNRELVKNGAAIRLAFFPSNESFEWPAWEVMKKAVDGTPVSVNENVRISVEENGPLCATLKVERKHANSTFVQHIRLTEGAADDRIDIINDVDWASQNALLKAEFPLNLSNSKATYDLGLGSVERGNNTDTAYEVCAQQWADLTDKDGSYGVSILNNCKYGWDKPNDNTLRLTLLHTPKTDKSYTYQDKQDLGHHVFTYSIVGHVASADQKEKTAWKADALNNPMISFISPKHAGKLGSEFSFVKTSTPQVAVKALKRSEDGQSYVVRLYELNGQAANNVEIEFPTAIESAQELNGIEEAIGEATIKGNKLIFSTTAYKPKTFGVKLKKGAIELPQSLNIPVALDYNDQAFTPDAFRNTGRFDKEGNSYSADLIGKSVVSDGITFNIAAVDVNNVVKCKKNIVRLPENNQCTKLYILASSVDKDRKATFKVDGKQYTFQVPYYSGFFGQWGQTGFSEGYVKDATLAYVGSHRHTRKGNEAYTFTYMFKFCISLPQGAKELELPDDENIAVFAATLSNNSNDDVKPACEMRALPLQK encoded by the coding sequence ATGAAAAAACTAATTTTAACCGCATTTGTAGCCATGAGTCTGGGATCTGTCCATGCTCAGCAGGAATACAAAGCTTACGTTGTATCGAATGCCCATTTCGATTCCCAATGGAACTGGACAGTGCAAACATCTATCAACGAATATGTTTATAACACATTGGTTCAGAACCTTTGGTTGCTCGACAATTATCCCGATTATGTGTTTAACTTCGAAGGTGGAGTTAAATATCAGTGGATGAAGGAATACTATCCGCTCGAGTATGAAAAAATAAAGAAATACATTGCTCAGGGCAGGTGGAACATTGCAGGAAGCAGCTGGGATGCTACCGACCCCAACATGCCTTCACCCGAATCGTTTTTCCGTAACATTCTGTTAGGACAGGACTTTTATAAAAATGAATTTGGTGTAAAATCAAAAGATATATTCCTTCCGGACTGTTTCGGATTTGGATATGCCCTTCCTACAATTGCCGCTCATGCCGGATTAATAGGATTCTCTACACAGAAACTGCAATGGAGACATAAGCCATTTCATGGAAATGCTAAATTCCCTTTCAATTTCGGTTTGTGGCAGGGAGTAGACGGATCGCGCATCATGGCTGCACTCAATGCAATGAATTACACTTCAAGATGGCAGAATGAAGACATCAGTAACAACAAAGAGCTTATTGATTTAGCCAAGAGTAGTGTGAACAATACAGCATACAGATATTACGGAACCGGCGATATGGGAGGTTCACCAACCATCTCTTCAGTAGCTTCACTAGAAAAAGGTATGAAAAGCAATGGCCCTGTAAAGATTATCAGTTCACGCTCTTACCAGTTGTTCGAAGATTACCTTCCTTTCGATAAGCATCCCGAACTGCCTGTCTGTAAAGGAGAATTGCTAATGGATGTTCATGGTACGGGATGCTACACATCACAAGCTGCAATGAAACGTTTTAACCGCCGTAATGAGCAGTTGGGCGATGCAGCAGAAAGATCATCTGTTATGGCAGACTTTCTGGGTGGTGTTGCATATCCTGCAGCTACGCTCGACGAATCGTGGAAACGATTTATCTGGCATCAGTTCCATGACGATTTAACAGGGACAAGTATCCCTAAAGCATATACTTTTTCATGGAATGACGAGCTAATTGCTCAAAGTCGTTTTGCCGATATCATTAAAACCGCTACAGGATCTGTTTCACAAGCGCTCGACACAAAAGTTAAAGGTACAGCGGTAGTAGTGTATAATTCCTTATCGTCAGCACACAAAGATGTTGTTACGGCAAATGTTCCGGTAGCAGGCAAGCCATCGGGTGTAAGAGTGTTCAACAATAAAGGTAAGGAAATGCCTGCTCAGCTGGTATCTTATGCCAACGGTGTAGCTGCCATTACATTTGCTGCAGATGCTGCTCCGGTAAGCTATTCTGTTTACGATGTTCGTTTCGGTAAAGCAAATGCAGGTAAAAGCAGCTTGAAAGTTACATCAAATACACTTGAGAATAGCGTATATAAAATTACATTGAATGCCGATGGAGATATCTCCTCTATTGTAGACAAACGAGTTAACCGCGAATTGGTTAAAAATGGAGCAGCCATTCGTCTGGCCTTTTTCCCTTCAAATGAATCGTTCGAATGGCCGGCATGGGAAGTAATGAAGAAAGCAGTCGATGGTACACCTGTTTCAGTGAACGAAAACGTACGTATTTCAGTAGAAGAAAACGGTCCGCTTTGTGCTACATTAAAGGTAGAAAGAAAGCATGCCAATTCTACTTTCGTGCAACACATCCGTTTAACTGAAGGAGCTGCTGATGATCGTATCGATATCATTAACGATGTTGACTGGGCATCACAGAATGCACTGCTCAAAGCAGAATTCCCACTCAATCTTTCCAACTCAAAAGCTACGTACGATTTAGGACTAGGCTCTGTTGAAAGAGGTAACAATACCGATACTGCTTATGAAGTCTGTGCACAGCAATGGGCCGATTTAACCGACAAAGACGGAAGCTACGGAGTTTCTATTCTGAATAACTGCAAGTATGGCTGGGATAAACCAAATGACAACACCCTGCGTCTTACCCTGCTGCATACACCAAAAACAGACAAGTCATATACTTATCAGGATAAGCAGGACTTAGGTCATCATGTATTTACATATTCCATAGTAGGCCACGTGGCATCTGCCGATCAGAAAGAAAAAACTGCATGGAAAGCAGATGCATTGAATAATCCAATGATCTCGTTCATCTCACCTAAGCATGCCGGTAAACTGGGCTCTGAGTTCTCGTTCGTAAAAACAAGTACCCCTCAGGTTGCGGTAAAAGCGTTGAAAAGATCAGAAGATGGCCAGTCGTATGTTGTTCGTTTATACGAGTTAAACGGTCAGGCAGCCAACAATGTAGAGATTGAATTCCCAACTGCTATAGAGTCGGCTCAGGAACTCAATGGTATTGAAGAAGCCATTGGCGAAGCAACCATAAAAGGAAACAAACTCATATTCAGCACCACAGCCTACAAACCTAAAACATTCGGTGTAAAACTGAAAAAAGGAGCTATCGAATTACCTCAGTCGCTCAATATCCCTGTTGCGCTTGATTACAATGACCAAGCCTTTACGCCTGATGCATTCCGTAATACAGGCCGATTTGACAAGGAAGGAAATTCATATTCGGCAGACCTTATCGGTAAATCAGTAGTAAGTGATGGAATAACCTTCAATATTGCAGCTGTTGATGTAAACAACGTGGTTAAGTGCAAAAAGAACATTGTCCGTTTGCCGGAGAATAATCAGTGCACCAAGCTCTATATACTTGCATCATCTGTTGATAAAGACCGTAAAGCAACCTTCAAGGTAGATGGAAAACAGTACACCTTCCAGGTGCCATACTATTCAGGATTCTTCGGACAATGGGGACAAACAGGTTTCAGCGAAGGATATGTAAAAGATGCTACCCTGGCTTATGTAGGTTCTCACCGTCATACCCGCAAAGGAAACGAAGCTTATACATTTACCTATATGTTTAAGTTCTGCATTTCCTTACCACAAGGAGCCAAAGAACTGGAACTTCCTGATGATGAAAATATCGCAGTCTTTGCAGCTACTCTTTCCAATAACAGTAATGATGATGTTAAGCCTGCATGCGAAATGAGAGCTTTACCTCTTCAAAAATAA